AAGTCTTCCGCAACACCAAGACCCGCTTCTGCGTTCTGTCCTTCACCAGCGACTGGCTCTACCCCACCGCCGAAAGCCGCCAGATCGTCCAGGCCCTGAATTCGGTGGCGGCCAACGTCAGCTTCGCCGAGATCGTTTCCGACCGCGGCCACGACGCCTTCCTGCTGGACGAGCCCGAATTCCACCGGGTGCTGTCCGGATTCCTGGAAGGCGCGGCGGAAAAGCGCGGGCTGCCGCGGAGGCACGAATGAATTCCGACCACCACCGCAAGGCGATCCGCGTCGACCTGCAGATCATCGCCGACATGATCGAGCCCGGCTCCCGCGTGCTGGACGTGGGCTGCGGCGACGGCACCTTGCTGGAGTACCTGTCCACCTTTTTGCGCGTCGACGCCCGCGGCATCGAACTGTCCACCGACGGGGTGAAGGAATGCGTCTCGTCGGGCCTGTCGGTGATCCAGGGCGACGCCGACACCGACCTGAAATACTACCCGGACCACGCCTTCGACTACGTGGTGCTCAGCCAGACGCTCCAGGCCATGTTCCAGCCCAAGGACGTCCTGGGGCATCTGGTCCGCATCGGCCGCCACGCCATCATATCCTTCCCCAACT
This window of the Magnetospirillum sp. WYHS-4 genome carries:
- the metW gene encoding methionine biosynthesis protein MetW; its protein translation is MNSDHHRKAIRVDLQIIADMIEPGSRVLDVGCGDGTLLEYLSTFLRVDARGIELSTDGVKECVSSGLSVIQGDADTDLKYYPDHAFDYVVLSQTLQAMFQPKDVLGHLVRIGRHAIISFPNFGYWRIRLHLLTHGRMPVNESLPYQWHDTPNIHFCTIKDFVTTCREMGIVIERSIALDRTGARRIIGPGSRSANLLGEQAVFLLRR